Within Eggerthella timonensis, the genomic segment GCGTGTCGAACAGGTCGCACGTGCGCGCCAACCGACGCAGCGCCGCATGCGAGAACACCTCGCGGTCGACAAGCGTGCCTTCGATGACGACTTGCGCTCCGTTGGACGCGACGAAGTCCATGCACTCCACCACGGGCTCGAACAGCTCGTTCAGCGTGTCGAAGCGACGGCCGGACGAGGCTACGAACCGGATGCCCGCGTCGCGCAGGCGCAGGATGAGATCGTACGAGCCGTCGGGCACGCACTGGTTCTCGTCGAGAAACGTACCGTCCATGTCGCTGGCAATGAGCTTGACCATGTGAGAAGCCTCCTCGAAATCCGTCGTATGCCGTCATTGTACGCCGCCCCCTCCAACCCGCATGAGCCCGCACGGAGACTTTGCACGAACTTGAAACCTGTTTTACAAAATCCCAGCTCAATCAGCCTCGCAACCTGAGCGTGCGCAAAGAATCGCGAAACGCACCACCAGGTTGGTAGAACGCGCGGGCGTGCAACCGCATGATGGGAACCGTCGAAGCGCAGCCGCAAGGACCGACGCTTCGGGTATCATGCATACAACGTTTGAGAAGGGACCACCATGAGCTTCGCCGACAACCTCGTATACCTGCGGCAGCATTACGGCATCACGCAGGAAGGGCTCGCCGAGCAGCTGGGCGTGTCGCGCCAGACCGTCAGCAAGTGGGAAGCCGGCACGAACTACCCCGAGATGGACAAGATCCTCGTGCTGTGCGACTTGTTCCACGTCAATCTCGACGACCTCATGCGCGGCAGCGTGCACGTGGCCAAGGAGAACGACACCGAACGATACGATGCTCATATGAACCGCTTCGACCTGTCCATCGCGGCCGGCGTGGCGTGCATCCTCGTAGGCGTGGGCCTGAACGGGCTGCTCGATGCCCTCGGATGGCCGGGGAACCTGCAGGCCGTCGCGCTGCTATCGTGCGTAGTCGTCGGCGTGGTGCTCCTCGTTATGGGAAGCCTCAGTCACGGAGAGTTCAAGCGCCGCAACCCCTCCATCGAGCCTCGATACTCAGCCGAAACGCTCGACCGCTTTGGCCGACGGTTTCCCCTGTTCACCGCGCTCGGCATAGGCATCATCCTGCTCGACGTCATCATGCTGATCGGTCTCACGCCCGACGAGGGCACCATCCTCGTGGGCGG encodes:
- a CDS encoding helix-turn-helix domain-containing protein; protein product: MSFADNLVYLRQHYGITQEGLAEQLGVSRQTVSKWEAGTNYPEMDKILVLCDLFHVNLDDLMRGSVHVAKENDTERYDAHMNRFDLSIAAGVACILVGVGLNGLLDALGWPGNLQAVALLSCVVVGVVLLVMGSLSHGEFKRRNPSIEPRYSAETLDRFGRRFPLFTALGIGIILLDVIMLIGLTPDEGTILVGGVSLEELAIAPFMFILAIAVGILIWAGMQKSKYDLSELTYIAHRQDLGGDLPASAIVKTPEQIRADRIMGVVCGVIMLLALIVFLVWGFVPLLDPIGGWDGFDKNELRDLIRDGQGGFYISWIAFVVGGILCGITCLIGSVLSKSKDDWIAEARQEDAWMKYAQQDAKEDPWARGPRGLPWRPA